The genomic window GTCACAGCCCGTAGGTCTTGCCGATGATGTCGCGTTGAATCTCGTTGGTACCGCCGTAGATCGACGACACGAGTGTGGTGCGTACGTGCTTTTCCATGTCGAATTCGGTGGCGTAACCGTAGCCGCCCATCATCTGCATTCCTTCGAGTGCGACCTTCTTGGCGGTTTCGGTCAGCTTCAACTTCGCCATCGACGCTTCGCGGGGAAACAGCATCCCCGGGTTCTCGTCGACGAGCCTGGCGACGTGGTAAACCAGCAGACGGCCACATTCGATCTCGGTCGCAAGATCAGCCACGCGGTGGCGCAACGCCTGGAACGTACCGACGGGGCGTCCGAACTGCTTACGCTGGGTGATGAATGCCAACGTGTCGTCGAACGCTCTCTGCGCGGTGCCGAGCATCATCGCCGCGAGGATCAGCCGCTCGATGTTCAGGCCCGTCATCAGCTGTGACCAGCCCTGACCTTCGACGCCGATCACCGCGTCCTCGGGAAGATGACAATCGGTGAAGTAAAGGTCGTTGACCTCTTTGCCGCCCATGGTGTCGATCCCGACGATGGACAGACCCTCGATATCGGCGGGCACATCGAACATCGTCAGGCCCTCATGCTTACCTTCGCCGCGGTCTTGTCGGGTCACTCCGCCGGCTGCGCTCCTGCCCGTCCTCGCGACGAGCAGGATCCGATCCGCGAAATGCGCGTTCGAGCACCAGGTCTTCTGCCCGTTGATCAGCCAACCCCCGTCCATCTTCTCCGCCTTGCAGCTCAGATTGCCGACGTCCGAGCCTGCCTCGGGCTCGGACATCGAGATCGAGTAGCACTTGCCCTCGACGATTCCGCCCAGTACGGCGCGCTTCTGCGATTCGGTGCCGAACTTGTCGTACGCCGCGCCAGTGATCAGGGTCGGTCCGATTCCGCCGATCGGCGCCATCCCCTTGGCTGCTTGCTCGAGCAGGATGCACAGGTCCACGGTGCTGCCGCCTGCACCGCCGAACTCCTCGTCTACCGTGGCGCCGATCCAGCCGGAACCGGCCATCTTCTCGTAGAGGGCCTGGTTGTGGCTGTGTTTTCCGTGATCGGTCAGTGCATCACGCTGCTCGCGGGTGCCCGCCTCGCGAGCACAGAACGCCTCGACGGCCTTCGCGAACGACGCTTGCTCCGGGGTGAAGTCCGTACTCATGATGTGCTCCAGACGGTAGGGGCCCGGACGGCAACCGAGGGGTTGTCTTCGGTGGGATGCGGCGCATAGTGTGAGCTCCACGACAGTAAATCACATCAAATATATGTGATGCGATTTAAGACCAAGAGGAAGAAGTTCATGACGGACCAGGTCGTACAGACGAAAGCCCGCACCTTCGACAGCCTCGATCCACGGACGGGCGCCGTTCTCGCGAGCTACCCCATCACGGGCGAGACCGAGGTACACGCTGCCGTCGACCGAGCCCGGTCCGCGGCCCGCTGGTGGGACATTCAGGGCTTCACCGGACGTAAACGGTGGCTTCTCGAGTTCAAGAGTGCCATCGCCCGTGACGCGAAGAGTCTTGCCACCGTCATCGCAGCCGAAAGCGGCAAGCCCGACGAAGACGCCCTGCTCGAGGTCATGCTGGGGGTCGAACATATCGACTGGGCCGCACGGAATGCCGAGAAGATCCTCAAGCAGCGCAAGGTTTCCTCGGGACTGATCAGCCCCAACCAGGCTGCCTACGTCGGCTACCGGCCGTTCGGAGTAGTCGGCGTCATCGGACCGTGGAACTACCCGCTCTACACACCGATGGGATCGATCGCATACTCACTCGCCGCCGGAAACACAGTGGTGTTCAAGCCCAGTGAGCTCACCCCGGGAGTAGGCGTCTGGCTGGCCGAGAAGTGGGAATCACTCGCCGCCCCCCATCCGGTGTTCCAGACGGTCACCGGCGACGGTTCCACCGGCACTGCCCTGTGCACATCAGGCGTCGACAAGATCGCCTTCACCGGATCCACCGCAACAGCCAAGAAGGTCATGGCGACGTGCGCGCAATCCCTCACTCCCCTCGTCGCCGAATGCGGTGGCAAGGACGCGATGATCGTCGGCGCCGACGCGAACATCGATGCAGCCGTCGAGTTCGCGACGTTCGGAGCGATGGGCAATGCGGGACAGACCTGCGCGGGCGTCGAGCGGATCTACGTCGCCGCCCCGGTGTACGACGCCTTCATCGGAAAGCTGACGACGTCGGTCAAGGCTCTGAAGCCCGGCGGCGCAGGCACGTCGTCGTACGGCCCCATGACGCTCGGCAAACAGAGCGACATCGTGCGCTCGCAGATCGAGGACGCGCTGGCGAAGGGTGGCCGAGCGGTACTCGGCGGGCTGGAATCGCTGCACGGCCCGTACATCGATCCCGTCATTCTCACCGACGTACCCGAAACCTCCACCGCCATAACGGAAGAGACGTTCGGCCCGACAGTCGTCGTCAACAAGGTACGCGACCTCGACGAGGGCATCGAGCGGGCCAACGCGTCGTCCTACGGTCTCGGCGCTTCGGTGTTCACCAAGGACAACGCCGCCGGGCGCCGAGCAGCCGAGAAGCTCGACTGCGGCGTCGTCACCGTGAACTCGGTTCTCGGGTTCGCAGGAATTCCAGCTCTGCCGTTCGGCGGCACCGGCGACTCGGGCTTCGGACGCATTCACGGCGCCGACGGCCTGCGCGAGTTCAGCACCGTCAAATCGCTTGCCGTGCAGAGGTTTGCTGCGCCGCTGAATCTCCTGACGATGACGCGCAAGGCTCGTGACCTGAAGATTTCTGCGCTCGTCCTCAAGCTTCGCCACGGGAGAGGCTGAGAATGGAGCTCACGCCGAAGCGCGGCCGCTACGGCTGGCTTCGCCGAATCGAGGAACTGGACCCGGTATCGGACTGTCATGCCATTCACCGCATCACCGCCGGGTACGAGTTCCCCTGGGACTACCAACGGGCGCTCGAATTCGCGCTGTTCCGAACGTATTGCGTACCGACCATCTCGGCGTTGCTCGAGAAGACCGGCGAATTCGGGAATCGTCCACAGAAGCGGTACGACGACACTTCACTGCTGATGGCCGAGATACTCGAGCACGGGTACGACTCCGAGCGAGGGCGTGAGTCACTCCGGACCGTCAACCGGATGCACGGCAAGTACTCGATCAGTGGCGACGACATGCTGTACGTGCTGACGACGTTCATCTACGAGCCGATCGAATGGATCGACACCTACGGGTGGCGCAGGTTGCATCCCAAGGAACGGCTCGCGACGTTCCACTTCTACCGCCAGGTCGGAATCCGGATGGGCATCAAGAACATTCCGGAGTCCTACACCGAGTTCGCTCAGTTCAAGCTCGACTACGAAGAACGCACGTTCAGGTACACCGAAGACAACCACAAGGTCGGCACGTACACCCTCGACCTGTTCTGCTCATGGTTTCCGAAGGCCCTGCAGCCCGCGGTCCAGCAGGGCGTATATGCCCTGATGGACGATCGGATGGCAGGGGCGTTCGGGTTCCCCGCGGGCTCCCCGACGCTGCGAAAAGCGGCGGTGGCCGGCTTACGACTCAAAGCGCGCGGTGAACGTTTCATGCCGAAACGCCTTTCGTCACGCACCACCGATGACCCCGGGAATCACACCTACCCGGGCTACCCAGTGGGCTATCGACCCGAAGACCTAGGCGTCGCGACATGCCCTTTCTCGTCAGCTGAAAGCGCTGTCCGCCCACGCATCGAGCACACCGCGGAACTCTGACGACTGCGGCAGCGGAACGTAGATGTCGAATTGGGTCGCAGGCAGCGGACCGAGCTCCGACAGCAAGTGGGAACTGTTTGCGAACTTGGCGTAGTCGACATCGGTCCCGTCCAGCGCGTCGTACAACCCATCGATCTGGTCGCAAGAAACATTGAGGTCCTTCTCCGAACAGGTCAACAGGACCTTCGTCGACGACGGCAGCGTGGCTGCAATCTCACGAGCATCCACGGCGTCGACTTCGGTGAGGTATTTGGCGTTGATCTCTCGAATGCCGAGCGCGGACAGAGACGGATCATCCGGATACGGCAGCGGCCGATCGTTGCGGAGAGCGTCGACCGTCTCGGCCAGACGAGCACGTTCAGCGTCGGCAGCCTCCGGCGTCAGCTGACCAGCCGCAACTCCGTGGCGGAGGTTCGAGTCGATCTGAACCGTCAGCAGATCGAGGAAGCGCAACGCCGCGGGTTCGAGCAACCCGATCGGTCCGAAATCGGCACCTCGCTCCTTCAACGACAGTGCCGTCAACGTTCCCTCGCTGTGCCCGAGGACGGCAAGATCGTCGCCTGTGAACCCGGTTCGCTGACTCAACACCTCCAATGCCGCCTCGGCAGCGTCGATTCCGTCGACGAACCCGGGCGGGTCGCTCGGGTCGATGCCCGTCGCTCCTGTTCGGCCGCTGCCGACCTTGTCGAAGCGAAGTGTCGCGATGCCGCGCTCGGCCAAAGCGTCGGCGATGTACGCGAGCGTGTTGGGCGTGACACCGCCTGCCTGGTTTCCGTTGCGATCGGTGGGGCCGCTTCCGGGGATGAGCAAAGCGGCACCGCGGGGTTCACCGATCGGAGTACGCACACTGCCGTACAGCGTCGAACCGTTCGAGACGAACTCCACCTCGGAATCGAGGGAGCCGTCCGGTGACCACGGAACGTTGATCGGCGCGGCGGTCGCCGTCGCGCCACTCGCCAATACCAGTAGTGAGGCGGACAGTCCTGCTAGGAGATTTCTGGTCGGGGTCACGTGAGGAATGCTAACAATCATTCTTGACCAAAGCATTACCTAAGCAGGCGGTATCGTTCTACCGAACGCTGTGATCGATCAAGAGGAGGCCAGCAATGGCAGGTGGACTTGTTGCCCTGTTGGACGACGTCGCTGCGCTCGCGCGCCTGGCGGCCGCCTCGATCGACGACGTGGGCGCCGCGACAGGCAAGGCGACGGCCAAGGCAGCAGGCGTAGTGATCGACGACGCTGCCGTGACGCCTCAGTACGTGCGCGGCCTCGCTGCCGAGCGCGAGTTACCGATCATCAAGCGAATCGCGATCGGCTCGCTACGCAACAAGCTCCTCATCATCCTGCCGATAGCGCTGCTGCTCAGCCAGTTCCTGCCATGGCTTCTGACGCCGATCCTGATGCTCGGCGGTTGCTACCTCGCGTACGAGGCGGCCCACAAGATCTGGGGCGCGTTGTTCGGTCACGGTGACCACCACGCCGAGGCCGCAGACGAGCCG from Rhodococcus sp. P1Y includes these protein-coding regions:
- a CDS encoding alpha/beta hydrolase yields the protein MTPTRNLLAGLSASLLVLASGATATAAPINVPWSPDGSLDSEVEFVSNGSTLYGSVRTPIGEPRGAALLIPGSGPTDRNGNQAGGVTPNTLAYIADALAERGIATLRFDKVGSGRTGATGIDPSDPPGFVDGIDAAEAALEVLSQRTGFTGDDLAVLGHSEGTLTALSLKERGADFGPIGLLEPAALRFLDLLTVQIDSNLRHGVAAGQLTPEAADAERARLAETVDALRNDRPLPYPDDPSLSALGIREINAKYLTEVDAVDAREIAATLPSSTKVLLTCSEKDLNVSCDQIDGLYDALDGTDVDYAKFANSSHLLSELGPLPATQFDIYVPLPQSSEFRGVLDAWADSAFS
- a CDS encoding acyl-CoA dehydrogenase family protein; the protein is MSTDFTPEQASFAKAVEAFCAREAGTREQRDALTDHGKHSHNQALYEKMAGSGWIGATVDEEFGGAGGSTVDLCILLEQAAKGMAPIGGIGPTLITGAAYDKFGTESQKRAVLGGIVEGKCYSISMSEPEAGSDVGNLSCKAEKMDGGWLINGQKTWCSNAHFADRILLVARTGRSAAGGVTRQDRGEGKHEGLTMFDVPADIEGLSIVGIDTMGGKEVNDLYFTDCHLPEDAVIGVEGQGWSQLMTGLNIERLILAAMMLGTAQRAFDDTLAFITQRKQFGRPVGTFQALRHRVADLATEIECGRLLVYHVARLVDENPGMLFPREASMAKLKLTETAKKVALEGMQMMGGYGYATEFDMEKHVRTTLVSSIYGGTNEIQRDIIGKTYGL
- a CDS encoding oxygenase MpaB family protein, with product MELTPKRGRYGWLRRIEELDPVSDCHAIHRITAGYEFPWDYQRALEFALFRTYCVPTISALLEKTGEFGNRPQKRYDDTSLLMAEILEHGYDSERGRESLRTVNRMHGKYSISGDDMLYVLTTFIYEPIEWIDTYGWRRLHPKERLATFHFYRQVGIRMGIKNIPESYTEFAQFKLDYEERTFRYTEDNHKVGTYTLDLFCSWFPKALQPAVQQGVYALMDDRMAGAFGFPAGSPTLRKAAVAGLRLKARGERFMPKRLSSRTTDDPGNHTYPGYPVGYRPEDLGVATCPFSSAESAVRPRIEHTAEL
- a CDS encoding aldehyde dehydrogenase family protein, which codes for MTDQVVQTKARTFDSLDPRTGAVLASYPITGETEVHAAVDRARSAARWWDIQGFTGRKRWLLEFKSAIARDAKSLATVIAAESGKPDEDALLEVMLGVEHIDWAARNAEKILKQRKVSSGLISPNQAAYVGYRPFGVVGVIGPWNYPLYTPMGSIAYSLAAGNTVVFKPSELTPGVGVWLAEKWESLAAPHPVFQTVTGDGSTGTALCTSGVDKIAFTGSTATAKKVMATCAQSLTPLVAECGGKDAMIVGADANIDAAVEFATFGAMGNAGQTCAGVERIYVAAPVYDAFIGKLTTSVKALKPGGAGTSSYGPMTLGKQSDIVRSQIEDALAKGGRAVLGGLESLHGPYIDPVILTDVPETSTAITEETFGPTVVVNKVRDLDEGIERANASSYGLGASVFTKDNAAGRRAAEKLDCGVVTVNSVLGFAGIPALPFGGTGDSGFGRIHGADGLREFSTVKSLAVQRFAAPLNLLTMTRKARDLKISALVLKLRHGRG